One region of Amphiprion ocellaris isolate individual 3 ecotype Okinawa chromosome 9, ASM2253959v1, whole genome shotgun sequence genomic DNA includes:
- the lenep gene encoding lens epithelial cell protein LEP503: protein MHPQRPLPQAMPSSSLGQHLRDMTMGLGRGKNLLGGNFAYGFIQSIKECLYFLLCCWCIKEILD, encoded by the coding sequence ATGCACCCCCAGCGACCTCTCCCCCAGGCCATGCCCTCCTCGTCCCTGGGGCAGCACCTCAGGGACATGACCATGGGGCTGGGACGAGGCAAGAACCTACTGGGAGGAAACTTTGCCTACGGGTTCATCCAGTCCATTAAGGAGTGCCTCtacttcctcctctgctgctggtgTATTAAGGAGATCCTGGACTGA